DNA sequence from the Vicia villosa cultivar HV-30 ecotype Madison, WI linkage group LG3, Vvil1.0, whole genome shotgun sequence genome:
CTGCTTCTAATGGAGAAACTTCTATGTTCACTTGGTGTAATAAATCTAAACAAAATAGGTTTTTGTGTTGTTCTAAAGTTGTGTATCCTGTTTGTGGTTAAGCTCTTATGAAGTTTTTGAATAACAAGTTTTTAGTTGTTAGGAAATATGGCTTTAACAATGGATTGATGTTGAAAGTGATTATtactttaatataaaaatatttgactcAAATTGATAGGTAATTTTAACGAAATATATTCATGTTATTTCTTTATAGAGAATTTGCTCCTATGGAAAATGTATAAGAGAATTTGGAACCCTTAAATATGGACGACTCTAATATCGTCGCTTCGAATGTTCCTAATGTTGAAACTAATTCAACTGCAACACAAATTGAAAATACAATTCCGTGTGAATCTCAAGCTGAGACACATGTGACGCAACGTACTCGGAAAAGAAAGCTAACTTCAGATGTTTGGCTtcatttccaaaggaaatggagtGTAGCAGATGGAAAAATGAAGGCCATTTGCAACTGGTGTGGTACAAAACTCGGGTGATCCAGGACAAGAAACATCACACTTGCGTAATCATTGGAAGACTTGTGCACTTCGAAATACTCGAGATATAAGACAAGCTATTATAAAAACTGAACAAGTTGACAATCAAAAAGTAATGGTTGgttcttatttatttaatcaagaCATAGCAAGACGCTCGGCTGCAAGGATGATATTTCTTCATGAGTATCCTTTAGCGATGGTTGACCACATTGGTTTTAAAGATTTTTGTGCTGTTATGCAACCTTTATTTAATGTGGTTTCTCGTAACACTATTAAGACCGACATCATGAAACTCTATAAGGAGGAGAAAGAGAATACGATGAAGTTATTGTCAATAAATCAAAGTCGCATCGCAATTACAAGTGATATGTGGGCTTCAAGTAACCAAAATAAAGGCTATATGAAGTTACAACTCATTTTATTGATGATTCGTGAAAACTACAAAGTCGGCTCATAAGGTAATAATATGCTTTAACTCTTTAGTTATTTTGTTTAAGAAAACATGTTTTCTATTATGCTAATGTGAACATGGTTTGTTATAATTCTAATGGTATGCTACTGTTATACTAACTTTTATAATTTGTAAATATAATGCTACTGCATAACTAAGTTATATATATTGCTAATGTAACTTTTATAATTTGTTAATATAATGCTATTGTGTAAGTTTTATAATTTGTtaataacttttatatatattgttaatataATGCTACTGTGTAAGTTTTATAATTTGCTAATATAATGCTACTGTTAATATAATTTGTTaataaatttgatatatttttttctaCTATAATATAACTAAGTTATATATATTGAAACTTCTATGAATGGTAAGTTGTTAACTTGAACATAGAATGTAACAGGTATAGATTGAGTTATAGAATTGTTACTTAGAGTTGTTACTTTTAGTGAATTGTGACAGGTCTGAATTTTACTTTATTAATTTTTTGATTATGCTAATGTGTTAGTGATTTTCTATTAGGTTCATTTATGTGCCGGCTCCTCATAATAGCAAAACTCTGGTTGATACCTTGCTTAAATGCTTGATGGATTGGAATTTAGATAGAAAGTTGTCTACATTGACTCTTGATAATTGCTCTACTAATGATGCTATGATTGAACGCATTTTGAACAAGATTTCACCTGAGTCACTCATATTGGGAGGTCAATTATTTCACATGCGTTGTTGTGCACACATTCTGAATTTAATTGTGAAAGAGTGTATGTCCTTAATCTCCGGTACCATTGAGAATATTAGAGATAGTGTTGGATATTGGACAGCAACACTGAAAAGAGAGGAGAAGTTTATAGAGACATGTGGTCAAGTGAACATTTCTTATGATAGAAAACTTATTCAAGATTGTAAAACTAGGTGGAACTCTACATTCTTAATGCTTAATGTTGCCATACAATATAAGAATTTTTTTGGGTGATTGGCAGCATGAGATACTCAATATAAAACCTTGCCTAGTGAAATTGAATGGATGAAGgcaaaagaaatttatgaaaggTTGGAAGTTTTTTATGATGTTACAAACTTATTTTCTGGTACCGAGTATCCAACTGCAAATGTTTATTTTCCCAAAGTATGTGAAATGAAATTGGCTTTGGTTGAATGATTTGGCTCTACTGATAAGGTCATTAAACAAATGGCTTCAAGTATGCTTTATAAGTTTGACAAGTATTGGAAGGTGGTTAATGGAGTGATGGCAGTTGGCACCGTCTTAGATCCAAGGTACAAAGTTGATTTGTTAGATTACTTTTTCCCTCTAATTTATGGAGATGATGCTCATGCTGAAATTGAAAAGGTAAaatctttctttcaaaaaatgGTAGCTGAGTAtgaattgaaaatgaaagaaaaggaTAATGGTTCTTCATCCTAAAGTCAAAATCAAATTGTATCTGATGTAGTTGTTGTTGGAAAAAAAGAAGCCTGGAGGTCTAATTTTACAAAACATATTAATGCAAAAAAGAGTGTTGTGATTAATAGGTCTGAATTTGACCATTATATGGAGGAGAAAATGCTGCCAGATGATGAAAATTTTGACATCTTAGGTTGGTAGAAGGTTAGCGGATTAAAATATCCTATAATGCAAATGATTGCAAGAGATTTCTTAGCAATTCCTATCTCAACTGTTGCTTCAAAGTCTTCATTTAGAACTAGTGGTCGGATTCTTACTCATCATCGTAGTAGATTGTGTTCAAATACTCTAGAGTAGGGTTGTTTTCGGTCCGGTTCGGTCCGGGTATTTGCTATCCCGAGAGTCGGATCGAAATAGTATCGGGTATATCCGGATTGGACCGAAACAGTGATGGACCAATTTTTTGGACCGAAACCGGACCGTTACTTCGGATATCCGACAAAAGTATCCAATAAATATCCAATATAGTATCCATTTTTGATATCGGATAAAAAAATTACCCATTCCCGGACCAAATAACATTCCGGTTGGTCCATTGGTCGGGTTCCACCGGTCCGGTTTCCGGTCCGATTCTCGGATCCAGAGGTCCAATAACAGCCCTACTCTAGAGGCTTTGATGCGTGTCCAAGATTGGCTATGGACGGATGTGAAAGGTAACCGCAtttgtatattttaataataaatttatattaagaacaaaaagttgaatacatttaaatttattcttttatttatcaGGTTCTAcaaaatcaaaagttgagaacATTGAAATAAATTCAGTTTTGGAAGATACAGATGCTGATATTTTTGAGGAAAAATTATGAGTTCTTTTGCAGATACTTTTCATGTCAGATCAAGTAGGTAATACAAAGATACTATGATACTGAAATTTGAACAATTATGAACAACTATGTTGATTTTCAATTTATTTGGAGTTCTTTTTTGTTTATTTCAGGAGCTATGGAGTCGTCACTGTTTCCATGGAATTTATTTGGAGCAACATTTGTTAGAGACTAATGAAACCTCAATGATAGCACTTACATATATCATTTAATTCAGTTTGCTACAttcatgttatttttattttgaaaaatattatagaATAGATTCTACTAAGTGATAGTTTAATTATCAACTATGGAGTTTATGACATTTGTACTAAATCTTATGTGAAATTTATGCATTCTGTTAACATTTTCTCACATTCTACATCAATATTCACTGTAAGATGCTTTTGAATTTAATATAGAAAATGTATAACACATACTTTTctattaataaaaagataatttttctattcaatatataacaaattagtaaatttcaattaaaaaagtaTCCATGGGTATCCATAAATACCCGCAGATATTTAAAATTTCACGGATATCCACCCGGAAGATATCCACACGGGTATGGGGCGGGTATggatatcatttttattaaatgGACGGGTAGCGGGAGACTAGTATCCGTACCCATGGGTATCCATTTCCATCCCTAATGTTGACAAAGATGCTATTACTTAGAAGTTTATGAGTTTGTGAACTCCGCTGCATTGTTTCTAAAGTTGATTTGGTTATGAATCCTCCCTTTTGAGATATGTTATGTATCTGTTTAATGAGCTtgtaatttttatgttttaagttaaTAATGTGATGCCCCATGttgttttgagatttttgcactctgattttcgtaTAAACCGttaggtagatttggggtgttacaaatagtGCCACACCCTTACCTATAAACATATGGCTACGTGCGAAGTAACCTCGAAACATATAAATGATGAGATGGATATTTAATGAAGCCAACTATAAACCTCTCACACTTCTCAACATGGGATCACGACTAGATGTACTCGGCCCAACTCCTTGGAAGACTTCCCATGCACCATGGCATATCAAATCTTATGGGCAAATATTCTGGGCCGACCCTAGGGCCAATGAAAGAGAGGCCTAATTTTGTCCACTacataaatgattatgaatcTATAGCTAACGGTATCACTACTACGAAAAACCCCATTTATTCCGATTGGAAATAAGGTTTACCTCAGTTTCATAGGtgaggtaacgaagggcgtcatgaaaacTTGTCACTTTTCCCTTGGGTAAAGTTCCAACGAAGGGAAAAGTAGAATTGGTCATGAGTTTGATCCCTAACaacaacattttttatttttgaagcgCGCCACTTTTCCCCTCGGTTGGAATTAATACCCCGAGGCGAAATACCATGCTTacataattttagttttaacctattttttcattttaatatgcaaatCATCAAATTTGTTGACAAATTCTGAATCTttctcatcatcatcaacaacaaaaaaacaaaaatcaatagaatctttaaacattaaatctcaacaacaataacaaaaacaacaacaataaaatcaATAGAAACATTAAACATAAAATATCAATAGCAACAACAAATAAGCAAAATCAATATAATCGTTtaacattaaatctcaacaacaacaataatattaaaaaatttacttgatacaacaacaactaacattaCAAAACTACATTCATGCTTTCCTAACTAACATCAAGCATTTTTAACAAGAAATTATAAGGGAAGAGATTAGATTAAGTAACCAACCTTAAAATATTTTTCTGCTCTTACAATCTATCATAGAGAATGGTGTTGTACTTCGTGCAACCGTTTCCATTATCATTGTTTTCACTATGTTAAGTTTATATTTTAGCACTTTGCATCCAAGATAGATAGTTGTAACATTCATGTTCTAATTTGTTTGTGAGAGTTTCACGGGGATCACTAATATTTCATGTGGATTGATGAGTTGACTATTACTTTATAAATGGACGGCAAAGATTCATTACTTAATTTTTTCGTCAAATTGGACAAAAATCCTCCCTTGGTTACTAGCTCAACCGAGACAATAAAtcataagaaataaaaataataaaatacgctAAAATGCAATTGTACTTTCCTCCTCGATTGTTAGTTCAATCAAGATaatatgtaaaaaaataaaaacaataaagggTGTTAAAGAGCCGTTGTTGAGATTTGAAGGCGATCAGTTTCCTAAATACTTTTTATCTCAGTTCTCAACTCAGTGAGGTatgttcataaaaaaaattaaaagatgtcAAAATGCAATTGTTAGGATCTGAAGACGTGTTCCTTGAATAATATTTCCCTCCGTTGTCAGGTCAATCGAgagaataaataatatttttatataaaaaaattaaaatatgtcaCGATTTAAACGGAATGACTTATAaagtatattatttatatattcataTACTGAATTGAATATTAGAATGTGCACCAACAATTACCACATTACAATTTCCTGTAAAAACCGTCATGTTTGTATTCAAAAGATACAAATGGTTTTAATCTAGAACTCATTTTAAAGGTAGAACAATTctaatgaaacaattaaatatatcaaaatcaattttataatatttcaTAATTTGAAATCAAACATATACTTTTAGCATATTCTTGTCGCATGGAGAACGTGCTTCGAATTTATATAATCATTTCACAAACAAACATCATAAAAGGGTCCCTGGTATGGAGCCGCTCAAATCATGCACCAGAGACTAAATTTTCACATCTTTACTAGCTAGATACTAAATCTCATCAATTTTCCATCCACCACATATCACTCCTCTATTTAAGAACCTCATCCATTACCAAAGCTCCATCACTAAACAGTTATCATGGCAAACCCAACTCATCTCTTcactctcctctttctcttctcattttTCTTCGCCGGAATCGTCATATCTGTAAGACTTACTCTTCATTAACACTAATCATTcatctatattttttttactatacTTATCTTTGTATTGATCTTTATGTTACTTGTTAGGAAGAGGACTGTGTCTACACCGTCTACCTTAGAACTGGTTCGATCCTGAAGGCGGGAACAGACTCAAACATCATCCTCACCTTATACAATGCAAAAGGCTACGGCATAAAGATCAACAACCTCGAAGCATGGGGCGGGTTAATGGGACCGGGTTACAACTACTTCGAGCGTGGCAACCTTGATATATTCAGTGGTACAGCTCCTTGTTTGGACGGACCCGTTTGCAAGATGAACTTGACTTCAGACGGGTCGGGTGATCATCACGGTTGGTATGTTAATTATGTTGAGGTTACTACAACTGGTATCCACTCTCCATGTTCTCAAAAGCTCTTCACCGTGGAACAGTGGCTGGCTACCGATACGTCGCCGTATGAGCTTTCTTTTGTTAAGAATAACTGCCCGTATAAGGTGGGTCAGACCGAGGCGAAAGTAAAGACGGTTGATGTTGTTAGATCCGGGTCTGGGTCTGGATCTGGATCTGGTTTCTCGATCTTGGGCTCCACCGTGCGCGTGTAAGATTAGATCGATAAATCTAGATGATTCGCGGGTTATATTTAATAATGGGATGGTTTCTTCTATTTGCATCGCTGGTTTCAGTGTGAAACATATTTTGGGTATCTTTTGTTATGCTTTGAGTTTACTTTGCCGATAGTGAGAGTTCTACGCGGTCTTGTTTAGTTTGTAAAGTCATTGGGTTTCTTATCTGGAACCCTGTATTTTGTATTATTGTTGAATAAAAATGGGTTTCAGCCGGGGCTTTTGGACTTTGAGgattgttgttattgattttaaaattaatgtttaaaataaatttgaaatataaattttaatatttttttctatttaaattgAAGACAGCTCATTTCAAAAGAAAATGAGTGAATGTGTTTTTGACATGATTGATACATCAGTTTGTTTTTTAGTGTCTGCAAGCTTTATATACATTAGTTTTATACAGCAATTTCTCATTGTATCCTTGAATAATGGTGCGCCATTGAAAATCTCAAAATGGTTTTAGGTTATGGATCTCAAAATGTTTTTCAGAtatgtattaaatattaatttttatttaaatttagtttGAAGATGCATATTCGAATAAACCCTAAAAGTAAATTCGCAAATACATCTCTAAATTATGTATGTGGAGTTAATTTGAAGATTCATCTCCGAAttattgtttgtgtttttttcaGAACCAGTTTACTAagaatttgttgttttcaaacCAAACTAATTTTAATTCGATTAaaattgttgttatttatttcaacgattaataaaaatgaatattatAGAACTCAGTAATGCGTTAATAAAATCGAATATAATAGTACAACAATTGTTCTTCAAGtcgatgaaaaataaataaaatacaatcaaAAGCATACTCTACTAAGTAAGCCTGATCCTAACACCCTGATTCCTCCTCTGCCTATGGTAACCCAAGGCATTCCGTGCCTCGGTAAGGATAGAATGTGCTAGAGTAACCGCTTCATCACCACCTCTCTCAAACATCCCAGAGTCAATGCCCTCGCGTGTGATCTgcgtaatattttgaaaaatcggCAAGACATCAATGATATGATCATCCCTGGTCTTCTATTCTATAGGATCTCCTCATGAACAGACCTAGATGGAAGTCTAGGAACGTCTTGTGTCAATTAGGGGTGTGACACGTTATAGAACCAAGTCATGTAACCCTTAACATAACTCCACTGAGATATGACTTCATGACTCCGATACTCCACTAGTACTAGACGACTCTCAAAATCTGCCAGAATGTCATCCAGCTCTCTGCGGACAATATTGATAGGAGCAGCCTATAGGGGGTCTCGGAATGATATGCACGtacccaaactgccgcatgcactgCTCGAGAAGATACTTACACATGATATTAATCTcacatgccaaccatccagagtATAAGGAAATGTGGTCAAATAGAATTCTTTCCCGGTGAATTCTATATGGCATCCAGACAACGTCATCATGCTGAGTCCGATCAATATACACACATAACGCCAAGATAGCATTATTTCCTCAGTTAGGGATAAATCGACAAGCAACTGAATAATCATCAGTATAAAACGGGTCACATTTAAACCCGTGAATGCGGTGATATTGGGCAAGGATCCATCCTTGAAaacaaataagaataaaaatattagtaacaattGTTAAAAAAAAGTTGTTTGTAACTCAATAGTGGAATTTGGAAATTACCATAAGCAGAGTGCATGAGCCTGTCATTTGCTTTGTCATCCATATACAACCTTCGCTCAGATTGACGTACAGATAAACCAAGCATGCGGCACCCCAATTCCACTCGTGAACGGACTCCAAGTCGGTGAAATATTTGAGGTAAGCCACATCCATGTAGGTTACACTTTTGTCTAAAAACATGAAAGTGCCAACCAAGAACATGAAGAAGAACCTTAGAGCACACTCCTTGTGGTAGGCAACCCAAAGATCATCAACACCCGATTTTTGTCTATCTCTAAGTTTTTGTGATACAACTCAACCAACCAAGAAAACTTGGCTTGTGCATCCTTGATGATTTTACACTGCTCCAATGCTTTCTCAAGGTCAACTCCCAAATAAGCCACCATCGTATCAACTGCATCGGCCCTACTGATCTTAGAATAATCAAGAAAACTTCCTATGATGGGAAGGTGTAAGAGCAAGGCCGGTCATAATTTTTTAGAGGCCCTGGACAAATAACAAAATGGACCCTTACAAAGAGATAACTTTTGGCAATTTCTTAATTCACCCCTTAATACTCTTAGGCACCTAGCGCAATTTTAGTTATGCCCCAGCTTCCAGAGATACATATCAGGAAGCACCTTTTTTTTGccataatttgatttttttttccggAGATACATATACGGAAGTACTTTAAACTGAATAACATTGGGAAAAACTTCATAATAAATCAGTTCAGGGAATCTTCCAGAGCTACATCTACGGAACGACTTAGCTCTAGAATATTCCATAGATACAACTCACATACGTTCTTCTATAttttgaaccagcatgatcactccccattgttgtttttcttcttcaacactcaccTTCACCAACCTAAAAACCgctacatcatcaatatcatttttcactctAAAGCTTCAACTTTAGGGCGGACGTTCAAACTCAACGATTACACTTCGCTTGACGATATCATTGACGAAATCTACTATTGCCTACCTTACGAAGACAAACGAAAGGTTGTGAAACTCGAGTATCGTTCATCTTCAGTTGACAACAAAGGGAACATCGCTTACAACAACTTTCAACTCAAGAACCGAGAGGATGATTTGACAATGTGGCAAACGTATTTcagttttgaagagaaaatcccgCTCGAGTTGGTAGCGACGGTACGAAGAATAGTCGAGAAAATCTTAGAGATGTGCAAGCGTCCACCGGACTattaaaatgtaatatttaattttctgttgaaatcatcaatgtaatgccgattttattttatgaatgttGATTTTATTATTGTAATGTTGATTTTCCGGTATTCTGTTTCTAGATTTCTTCCGTAAATGTACATACGGACATATTCCGTAGATGTAACTCCGAAACAAACCAACGTTGAGTAGAAAAAAAGTGCAtctggagatacatctccaaaagTAGAGGGGGTGAGTATTTTTAGAAGCGCACATGATGCCTAAAAAACTCAAAAGGTGAGATAAGAAATTCTCTAATGTTTTTAGTTATTTTTGTGATACTTTGGTAAGCCGTCAACTTTTTTTGCAATTGATGTAATTATATGAACAAAAgttgaattaattaaaattttataaaacctTATAAAAATTGTGTTAGGTTAGACTAACTTAAATCAAGTTgttttaaacttataaatttaatttattattcatatattcataagaattaattaaaattatcatttggataaatatattattataaaatataatttagcaatatatattttttataaaacaagTGAAAACCATTGATAATTATATAAtagtaaaatttatattaaagaaataaaatcaaaaaaataataaaagtaatattatatatataataaaaagtaGCATTTATCAATGAAATTATTTAGCTCATTTGGTAATATCTGCAAAATTACTTAATATAAAAACTCCCTAGCATGCTCGAACCCGCGTTGTCAAATATAACATAAATTCTCCTTACCGTTGCACCGTAACGACTGGACGTTGCTATATTTCAAagttaattatatataataagtTTGCATTACGATTCATAAAGCTCACATCTAAATGTTTGAGGCTCCAATTTTTTTTAGGCTCTGGGCTGAAGGCCTGTTTGTCCAGGCCTAGAGTCGGCCCTGTGTAAGAGGCATGCTACATCATCCAATGTAATAGTCATCTCGCCGGTGGATAGGTAAAAATTGTGAATCTTTCTTGTATGGTTCACAGACTTCAGAAATTCACATGTTcctgttgaaaataaaataaaacagtcTCAGTCGAgttgaatttcattacaaaataaaaaatagcaCCGTTCAAAAATATACTCTTCATCCCATGAATGCTCTCCAAAGTATATTAGTAAAGAAGTGTGTGTAGGCCCTTTTGAAAAAGAGCCTACAAGTGGGTCATCCTAAGCAACTAGGGCTTGCGGTGCAACAAGGGCATCCTCATCATGGTGCCCACGAATTTGGGATCCTGACCCCCATGATAGTCGACTCCCAGAGGTCAACTCCTCTGTAACGTGAGGCAAAGAGGGGACGAATTTAGCGTGTTCATGTCGACGAGCCCTCTCGCGACGAGTAGACACGGTTAGGGTGGGTCGCCCGAGTCTCAACATTTCGTGGTTTTCAACCATATCCctggaaaaaaaattaacaaacgaGATTAGTATATGGGGAAGGAAAAAGTTCatagatgtatttccgaaaaccTGAAGCAGAACACTCCGGAGATACATCTTCGGAAAAAAAGCTCCGTTCAGCTTCAATGGCAGAAGTGCTTCTGCAACTGTTCTAGTCATCCAAACAATATAAAAAGAGTCTATAAATAAACTATTTGAAATGCTAATGTTATCTAATGCATTAAAACAAACCTATTTGAgctaatacattaatcaaaaataaaaataagctaAATGAGAAACCTACTCAAAAATGTGTTAATGAGGGTGTAAAGTGCTCTGATGTTGAATGCAGTAGTTAGATGGAGTTGAGAATGGCAAGATACAAGTAAATGTTGCTTCAAAACTTGACCTTGAGTGAAATCTGGAAACGGTTAGAGTGAGGTAGAGAGaaacttttgattttttgaaaaatgaaggaGAAGAGGGAGGGTCTGACACGAGCTTTAAATATGCCCacctaattcggagatgcatctccaaattatttttttgaattaaaaaaaaggcgtattcagagatgtatctccgaacacACCCTACAAAGCCCTTCGAAGATACATCTTCGAATTAACATGTGGTTAAAATGAATATTTGTTGCGTCCGGAGATATATCTTAAAAAACATGAGTGTTTTAGAAATTTTGCACAAGGTCTAAAAAAAAGAGTAAGGATGCGATGAGAAATTGCCATATTTAATAGGGATAACTTACTCTATATTATGCAATACAATCCagccattttatttttttttcattttctgcaAGCGTTCAACAACAACAATCCAATTTTGTTGATCTATATTTCTATTGTTATTGAAAATACTATTTGGATCAATGCATATAAAAGTTGGAGCATATTATTagtctatatttaaaattattgaaTATTTATGGATTGCAAAATAAATTTTAGAACTAAACAAATGAGATATCACAATGTGTAATATGAATCCAAATAAAATCCGGAAGCTAGCATGGGTATCTTATAGTACCTTAACTAAAACACATAACTTAAACACTAAAGCAATTTCTACACACTTTCTAAGGACTGGTGACGAGCAATTGTTTCTATTGATGTGTATGAAGTACCAACAAACAATTTGACATTGAACAAAATACATGGAGAAGATATGCAGAGGTGACATGTATGCCAATGAAACAGATAGAAGAAGAAAACCTGAGAACTTGCTAACCTGTCAAGTGATAATATGAACAAATCTAATATACACAGTTGAAATCCTTCATAAACAAGTAAGTACATTATACAGTTTCTttcaaaagaaacagaaaaacaaaaagaataaaCGAGACACAGCATACCAACTGCCAATGCTACTTCTACTATACATTAACTAACATGTGACTTCAATTCCTTTAGCCTCAAAACAGATTTTTTCCATCTAAAATGTTCTGAAGTGAATTTCATTTTTCGGCTCCCAACACCAtaccttcctttttcttttccaaaggaTTGATCACATTTTCATGAGTGTTATCTTCAATCGCCGGTGCACAAAAAATGCTCTTTTCTCCCCTCGAAACGAAGATTGTCATACTTACAAATGTTTATTCCGTTGGTATCTTCGCGGATCTTTGATCCTTTCTATCTATATATTGCCATGTCGTTCATCCACCTCGTTGTTTCTTGAGTTGTACACGAGCCTCCAACAATGCTCGATTTACTTCCTCGTCTTCTGGTGTCTCTCTTAACAAGATCTCATAGTCTGCTATTGAAGCTTCCCATCTTTCCAACTATAAACAATTTTATAGTATATCAACATCACACATATCATATAAACAGATTAATCATAACAGCTTAAAATATTAAGTAAGTGCTATGaaacatttatataaataattaccttAGCATTACAATCAGCTCTTCTCATCCTTGCTTTGGTGTAAGATGGGCGCAAGCTAAGTGCCGCACAGCAATCTTCCACCGCTTTCTCTAATTGGCCGAGTTTTGATCTACAAGCTGCCCGATTGCACAGTAAAACAGAATTACATGGATCATTCTCAAGCCCTTCTCCATATGCAACACAAGCCTCAGAGAATTTCGACGCCTTGAAAAGCTCGTTTCCTCTGCCTCTTGCAGCTGTCACGGCTCGAGCTTTTCTCAATACCTTCATTGCtgccttgttgtttgaatctaGCCTTGCTGCTTTCTGTGCAGCCTCTAAAGCATCATCGAATCTGATAGCACAATATTTAATTATTGTGATTCCTCATGTTacaatgtttttttctt
Encoded proteins:
- the LOC131655739 gene encoding PLAT domain-containing protein 3-like; this encodes MANPTHLFTLLFLFSFFFAGIVISEEDCVYTVYLRTGSILKAGTDSNIILTLYNAKGYGIKINNLEAWGGLMGPGYNYFERGNLDIFSGTAPCLDGPVCKMNLTSDGSGDHHGWYVNYVEVTTTGIHSPCSQKLFTVEQWLATDTSPYELSFVKNNCPYKVGQTEAKVKTVDVVRSGSGSGSGSGFSILGSTVRV